One stretch of Natrinema salaciae DNA includes these proteins:
- a CDS encoding DUF7312 domain-containing protein, whose product MADDPSGNDDATDDRWGDPSAEPDVGTAADSNEGPDIADRTDRPSGDGRSDGDEHARIPLDLSGSSDESDEDAAADEYGPEASSTPIEPGDPDLENALFVILGALAMVFVIARLVMIPLG is encoded by the coding sequence ATGGCAGACGATCCGTCCGGGAACGACGACGCCACCGACGATCGATGGGGCGACCCGTCGGCGGAACCGGACGTCGGAACGGCGGCCGACTCGAACGAGGGGCCGGACATCGCCGATCGGACCGACCGACCGAGCGGCGACGGGCGTTCGGACGGCGACGAGCACGCTCGCATTCCGCTCGATCTCTCCGGCTCGAGCGACGAATCCGACGAGGACGCGGCCGCGGACGAGTACGGCCCCGAGGCCAGCTCGACGCCGATCGAGCCCGGCGATCCGGACCTCGAGAACGCGCTGTTCGTGATCCTGGGTGCGCTCGCGATGGTGTTCGTGATCGCCAGACTCGTGATGATTCCGCTGGGATGA
- a CDS encoding winged helix-turn-helix transcriptional regulator, which translates to MTSPDGVDDEKRATLRRFAALGAASPLVGRSDSAAADTGESDARDAIAGYLSTTPGAHFSKIRDDLQLGTGETQHHLRRLEELDAIERYRDGDYKRFVTAGRFDEFEKRALGYLRRETPRGMLIELLLNADATAGDLATALDVSPPTVSKYAGELEEAGLLSRDDGYAVERPETVLVLVVRHADSFGDRARTLARDADQFLEYQG; encoded by the coding sequence ATGACATCACCCGATGGGGTCGACGACGAAAAGCGAGCGACCCTGCGCCGATTCGCCGCCCTCGGTGCCGCTTCCCCGCTGGTCGGACGCTCGGATTCAGCGGCGGCTGACACGGGTGAAAGCGACGCACGCGACGCGATCGCGGGCTATCTCTCGACGACCCCCGGCGCGCACTTCTCCAAGATCCGCGACGACCTGCAACTCGGGACCGGCGAGACCCAACATCACCTGCGCCGGCTCGAGGAACTCGACGCCATCGAGCGCTATCGTGACGGCGATTACAAGCGGTTCGTCACGGCCGGCCGGTTCGACGAGTTCGAGAAACGAGCCCTCGGATACCTCCGGCGCGAGACGCCACGCGGCATGCTGATCGAACTCCTCCTGAATGCGGACGCCACCGCCGGCGATCTCGCGACCGCGCTCGACGTCTCCCCGCCGACGGTGAGCAAGTACGCCGGCGAACTCGAGGAGGCCGGACTGCTCTCCCGAGACGACGGCTACGCGGTCGAACGCCCGGAGACGGTGCTGGTCCTGGTCGTCCGCCACGCGGACTCGTTCGGCGACCGGGCGCGGACGCTCGCCCGCGACGCGGACCAATTCCTCGAGTACCAGGGCTAA
- a CDS encoding SPFH domain-containing protein, with protein sequence MVLELFPMQTVGSALLIVGALALVVVIAALLSAIEIVDAYEKRALTVFGEYRKLLEPGINFVPPFVSNTYAFDMRTQTLDVPRQEAITRDNSPVTADAVVYIKVMDAKKAFLQVDDYKRAVSNLAQTTLRAVLGDMELDDTLNKRQEINARIRTELDEPTDEWGIRVESVEVREVNPSKDVQRAMEQQTSAERKRRAMILEAQGERRSAVEKAEGDKQSEIIRAQGEKQSQILEAQGDAISTVLRARSAESMGERAVIDKGMETLADIGQGESTTFVLPQELSSLVGRYGKHLSGSDVKENGHELESREFDDETRELIGLDDIAEIIGEIDQEADMDVEAMEQEAQAIKEGKDPANISDPDEVIEEMDQDFQGQTDGGTDAPADEPSTDEPSTDD encoded by the coding sequence ATGGTGCTCGAACTGTTCCCAATGCAAACCGTCGGTAGTGCCTTGCTGATCGTCGGTGCGCTCGCCCTCGTCGTCGTCATCGCCGCGCTGCTCAGCGCGATCGAGATCGTCGACGCCTACGAGAAACGCGCCCTGACCGTCTTCGGGGAGTACCGCAAACTCCTCGAGCCGGGGATCAACTTCGTCCCGCCGTTCGTTTCGAACACGTACGCGTTCGACATGCGAACCCAGACGCTGGACGTTCCCCGACAGGAAGCGATCACCCGCGACAACTCGCCGGTGACCGCCGACGCCGTCGTCTACATCAAGGTGATGGACGCCAAGAAGGCGTTCCTGCAGGTCGACGACTACAAGCGGGCCGTCTCGAACCTCGCACAGACCACGCTACGTGCCGTCCTGGGTGACATGGAACTCGACGACACGTTGAACAAACGCCAGGAGATCAACGCCCGCATCCGCACCGAACTCGACGAACCCACCGACGAGTGGGGAATTCGCGTCGAGAGCGTCGAGGTCCGCGAGGTCAACCCCTCGAAAGACGTCCAGCGCGCGATGGAGCAACAGACCTCCGCCGAGCGGAAACGCCGCGCCATGATCCTCGAGGCGCAGGGTGAACGCCGCAGCGCCGTCGAGAAGGCGGAAGGTGACAAGCAGAGCGAGATCATCCGCGCACAGGGTGAAAAGCAGAGCCAGATCCTGGAAGCGCAGGGTGACGCGATCTCGACCGTCCTGCGTGCGCGCTCCGCCGAGTCGATGGGCGAACGCGCCGTCATCGACAAGGGGATGGAGACGCTGGCCGACATCGGACAGGGCGAGTCGACGACGTTCGTCCTTCCGCAGGAGCTCTCCTCGCTGGTCGGTCGCTACGGCAAGCACCTCTCGGGCAGCGACGTCAAGGAGAACGGCCACGAACTCGAGAGCCGCGAGTTCGACGACGAGACGCGCGAACTGATCGGCCTCGACGACATCGCCGAGATCATCGGCGAGATCGATCAGGAGGCGGATATGGACGTCGAAGCGATGGAGCAGGAAGCGCAGGCTATCAAGGAAGGGAAGGACCCGGCGAACATCTCCGACCCGGACGAGGTCATCGAAGAGATGGATCAGGACTTCCAGGGCCAGACCGACGGCGGAACGGACGCCCCGGCCGACGAGCCGTCGACCGACGAGCCGTCGACCGACGACTGA
- a CDS encoding transcription initiation factor IIB — MTNAPSNTRVRRSEEETNERETESEEQDLLCPECTGQLVVDDEHGETVCEDCGLVVEEDSVDRGPEWRAFDAAEKNEKSRVGAPTTNTMHDKGLSTNIDWRNKDAYGNSLGSRQREKMQRLRKWNERFRTRDSKERNLKQALGEIDRMASALGLPTNVRETASVIYRRALDEDLLPGRSIEGVSTACVYAAARQAGVPRSLDEIADVSRVEKNEIARTYRYVVRELGLEVQPADPESYVPRFASGLELSDEAEHRARSLLQNAKEKGVHSGKSPVGLAAAAVYAAALLTNEKTTQAAVSDVADISEVTIRNRYHELLEAEETIGMA, encoded by the coding sequence ATGACTAACGCACCATCGAACACGAGAGTACGGCGTAGCGAAGAAGAAACGAACGAGCGGGAGACCGAAAGCGAGGAACAGGACCTGCTCTGTCCCGAGTGTACCGGCCAACTCGTCGTCGACGACGAACACGGCGAGACCGTCTGCGAGGACTGCGGGCTCGTCGTCGAGGAGGACTCCGTCGACCGCGGCCCCGAGTGGCGCGCGTTCGACGCCGCCGAGAAGAACGAGAAGTCCCGCGTGGGCGCGCCCACGACGAACACGATGCACGACAAGGGACTCTCGACGAACATCGACTGGCGCAACAAGGACGCCTACGGGAACTCCCTCGGTTCCCGACAGCGCGAGAAGATGCAGCGCCTGCGCAAGTGGAACGAGCGCTTCCGCACCCGCGACTCCAAGGAGCGCAACCTGAAACAGGCGCTGGGCGAGATCGACCGGATGGCCTCCGCGCTGGGTCTGCCGACGAACGTCCGCGAGACGGCCAGCGTCATCTACCGCCGTGCGCTCGACGAGGATCTCCTGCCGGGCCGCTCGATCGAAGGCGTCTCGACGGCCTGCGTCTACGCCGCCGCCCGCCAGGCCGGCGTCCCGCGGAGTCTCGACGAGATCGCCGACGTCTCCCGCGTCGAGAAAAACGAGATCGCCCGCACCTACCGCTACGTGGTCCGCGAACTCGGACTCGAGGTCCAGCCGGCCGACCCCGAGAGCTACGTCCCCCGCTTCGCTTCGGGTCTCGAGCTCTCCGACGAGGCCGAGCACCGCGCGCGCTCGCTCCTCCAGAACGCCAAGGAGAAGGGCGTGCACAGCGGCAAGTCGCCGGTCGGCCTCGCCGCGGCAGCGGTGTACGCCGCCGCCCTGCTGACCAACGAGAAGACCACGCAGGCCGCCGTCTCCGACGTCGCCGACATCTCCGAAGTGACGATCCGGAACCGCTACCACGAGCTCCTCGAGGCCGAGGAGACCATCGGGATGGCGTAA
- a CDS encoding type I 3-dehydroquinate dehydratase, producing MGLRFDSFVLAAATADLSDEPAAREHADAIEFRMDLADEPLAALEAYDGDLPILATNRADWEGGDADDDGRLEALSAATAVESVDAIDIELESILDGAAAGLLETARDRGVSIVASTHDFEGTPPRKEMVRTLTEAGKYADVAKLAVTAESKADTLALLSATEQLTAHGDSVATMAMGEVGSHTRAVAPVYGSKIGYAPVDPDEATAPGQYDLETLAKLVARLT from the coding sequence ATGGGACTACGTTTCGACTCGTTCGTGCTCGCAGCGGCGACCGCCGATCTCTCGGACGAACCCGCGGCCCGCGAACACGCCGACGCGATCGAATTTCGAATGGACCTGGCCGACGAGCCGCTGGCAGCGCTCGAGGCGTACGACGGCGACCTGCCGATTCTCGCGACGAATCGAGCCGACTGGGAGGGCGGTGACGCGGACGACGACGGCCGGCTCGAGGCGTTGTCCGCGGCGACCGCCGTCGAGAGCGTCGACGCGATCGATATCGAACTCGAGTCGATTCTGGACGGTGCGGCCGCGGGGCTGCTCGAGACGGCCCGCGACCGCGGCGTCTCGATCGTCGCGTCGACACACGACTTCGAGGGGACGCCGCCCCGGAAAGAGATGGTGCGGACGCTGACGGAAGCAGGGAAGTACGCGGACGTGGCGAAGCTGGCAGTGACAGCGGAATCGAAGGCGGACACGCTCGCGTTGCTGTCCGCGACGGAGCAGCTGACGGCCCACGGCGATTCCGTCGCGACGATGGCGATGGGCGAAGTCGGGAGTCACACCCGAGCGGTGGCTCCCGTGTACGGGTCGAAAATCGGGTACGCTCCCGTGGATCCCGACGAGGCGACTGCGCCGGGGCAGTACGACCTCGAGACGCTCGCGAAACTCGTGGCCCGTCTCACGTGA
- a CDS encoding DUF7331 family protein — protein MRTDRIQRDERIVTTDLDIEQYVSYADGDGTIIADRRNPSAWVRSTDVRPCVR, from the coding sequence ATGCGAACGGACAGAATTCAACGCGACGAACGGATCGTCACGACGGACCTCGACATCGAGCAGTACGTGAGCTACGCGGACGGCGACGGAACGATTATCGCTGACCGACGGAACCCGTCCGCGTGGGTTCGCTCGACGGACGTCCGACCGTGCGTCCGCTAG
- a CDS encoding zinc ribbon domain-containing protein, which yields MTWLRALLAAGLSVIMPGAGHVLVRDWLRAVLFAGLFLSASALFLPLDQLAAAGAITSYDEVREQATIMAEGTDAVAQFFLSFIALFAAIDATFRALGYPSGGTDDAAGATCPECGKEIDEDLAFCHWCTTRLEPEGADEEPIHS from the coding sequence ATGACATGGCTCCGTGCGCTTCTCGCCGCCGGCCTGTCGGTGATCATGCCCGGTGCGGGACACGTTCTCGTCCGTGACTGGCTCCGGGCCGTCCTGTTCGCCGGTCTCTTCCTCTCGGCGAGTGCCCTCTTTCTCCCGTTGGACCAGCTCGCGGCCGCCGGTGCGATAACCAGCTACGACGAGGTCCGCGAGCAGGCGACGATCATGGCGGAGGGAACCGACGCGGTGGCGCAGTTCTTCCTCTCGTTTATCGCCCTGTTCGCCGCGATCGACGCGACGTTCCGCGCGCTCGGCTACCCGTCCGGCGGAACCGACGACGCGGCGGGGGCGACCTGTCCCGAGTGCGGGAAGGAAATCGACGAGGACCTCGCGTTCTGTCACTGGTGTACGACGCGGCTCGAGCCCGAGGGGGCCGACGAAGAACCGATACACTCCTAG
- the yjjX gene encoding inosine/xanthosine triphosphatase: protein MKLAIGSTNPVKIDAVERTLERYEPTVTAVDVESGVSEQPRSVGETVTGAKNRAERALAATDADYGVGLEGGVARLDQSPGLSLIMWGAVTDGERTERGSGPTIRLPDRVAERVADGAELGPVMDDLLGTENIAEAEGAAGVLTDGLTDRTRALGEAVACSFGPFVTAYYDVDA, encoded by the coding sequence ATGAAACTCGCAATCGGCAGCACGAATCCGGTGAAGATCGACGCCGTCGAGCGAACGCTCGAGCGATACGAGCCGACGGTGACCGCCGTCGACGTCGAGTCCGGCGTGAGCGAACAGCCGCGGTCGGTCGGGGAGACCGTCACCGGTGCGAAGAACCGCGCCGAGCGAGCGCTCGCGGCGACCGACGCCGACTACGGCGTCGGCCTCGAGGGCGGCGTCGCGCGACTCGACCAGTCCCCGGGACTGTCCTTGATCATGTGGGGCGCGGTCACGGACGGCGAGCGGACGGAACGAGGGAGCGGACCGACGATTCGGCTCCCCGACCGCGTCGCCGAGCGCGTCGCGGACGGGGCGGAACTCGGCCCGGTAATGGACGACCTGCTGGGGACCGAGAATATCGCCGAAGCCGAGGGCGCTGCGGGCGTGCTCACGGACGGGTTGACGGATCGAACGCGAGCGCTCGGCGAGGCGGTTGCCTGTTCGTTCGGCCCGTTCGTAACAGCGTATTACGACGTCGACGCGTAG
- the pyk gene encoding pyruvate kinase, whose translation MRNAKIVCTLGPASSDRETIRELADAGMSVARLNASHGTREDRAALIDRVRAIDEERTAPVAVMLDTKGPEIRTAPLPDGETVSLETGSEVRFVEGEEATPETVGLSVSIDAAEPGDRILLDDGLIETTVLGHEDDAVRARVDTGGELSGRKGVNVPGVELGLDVVTEKDRLDLELAAEKGVDFVAASFVRDAADVYEVSEVLEEAGADIPIVAKIERAGAVENMDEIIDAAYGVMVARGDLGVECPMEDVPMIQKRIIRNCRDAGRPVITATEMLDSMVHARRPTRAEASDVANAVLDGTDAVMLSAETAVGDHPIEVVDAMDSIVREVEGSAEHAEVLEQRVPASGEARTDALARSARFLARDIGADAVVAATESGYTALKTAKYRPGVPVVASTPSRAVRRQLALTWGVTPLYASVSDQGADAVVEKAVQAALNAGVAESGDTVVVLCGMMTDLEGANTTNMLKVHVAADALTTGQVVVEGRATGPVVHVPDGNLSDVPDGAVVALPADFDEEFAGDTTRIGGIVNAERGMTGYPAMVARELGVPMISDADISGLVEGDIVTIDAERGVVYGGDIGDRTDRL comes from the coding sequence ATGAGAAACGCGAAAATCGTCTGTACGCTGGGGCCGGCCTCGAGCGATCGGGAGACGATCCGGGAGCTCGCAGACGCCGGAATGTCCGTCGCGCGGTTGAACGCGAGCCACGGCACCCGCGAGGACCGCGCGGCGCTGATCGACCGGGTCCGAGCGATCGACGAGGAGCGAACGGCACCCGTCGCCGTCATGCTCGACACGAAGGGGCCGGAGATCCGGACCGCGCCGCTGCCCGACGGCGAGACGGTATCCCTCGAGACCGGCTCCGAGGTCCGGTTCGTCGAGGGTGAGGAGGCGACGCCGGAGACGGTCGGGCTCTCGGTATCGATCGACGCCGCCGAGCCGGGCGACCGCATCCTGCTCGACGACGGGCTGATCGAAACGACCGTCCTCGGCCACGAGGACGACGCGGTTCGGGCGCGAGTCGACACCGGCGGCGAACTGAGCGGTCGCAAGGGGGTCAACGTCCCCGGCGTCGAACTCGGGCTCGACGTCGTCACCGAGAAGGACCGCCTCGACCTCGAACTGGCCGCGGAGAAGGGGGTCGATTTCGTCGCGGCGAGTTTCGTCCGGGACGCCGCGGACGTCTACGAAGTGAGCGAGGTGCTCGAGGAAGCGGGCGCGGACATCCCGATCGTCGCGAAGATCGAACGCGCCGGCGCGGTGGAGAACATGGACGAGATCATCGACGCCGCCTACGGCGTGATGGTCGCGCGCGGCGACCTCGGCGTGGAGTGTCCGATGGAGGACGTCCCGATGATTCAAAAGCGGATCATCCGCAACTGTCGCGATGCGGGTCGCCCGGTCATCACGGCGACGGAGATGCTCGACTCGATGGTCCACGCCCGTCGACCGACGCGCGCGGAGGCCTCGGACGTCGCCAACGCGGTCCTCGACGGCACCGACGCGGTCATGCTATCGGCCGAGACCGCCGTCGGCGATCACCCCATCGAGGTCGTCGACGCGATGGACAGCATCGTCCGCGAGGTCGAAGGCTCGGCGGAGCACGCCGAGGTGCTCGAGCAGCGCGTCCCCGCCTCTGGTGAGGCGCGGACGGACGCGCTGGCCCGGTCGGCGCGGTTTCTGGCGCGGGACATCGGTGCGGATGCGGTCGTCGCGGCGACCGAATCCGGGTACACGGCGCTGAAGACGGCGAAGTACCGCCCCGGCGTGCCCGTCGTCGCCTCGACCCCGAGCCGGGCGGTTCGCCGCCAGCTTGCGCTGACGTGGGGTGTGACGCCGCTGTACGCCTCCGTGTCGGACCAGGGCGCGGACGCCGTCGTCGAGAAGGCGGTTCAGGCGGCCCTGAACGCCGGCGTCGCCGAGAGCGGGGACACCGTCGTCGTCCTCTGTGGCATGATGACCGATCTCGAGGGGGCGAACACGACGAATATGCTGAAGGTCCACGTCGCGGCCGACGCGCTGACGACGGGTCAGGTCGTCGTCGAGGGCCGGGCGACCGGTCCCGTCGTCCACGTTCCGGACGGCAACCTCTCGGACGTGCCCGACGGAGCCGTCGTCGCCTTGCCCGCCGACTTCGACGAGGAGTTCGCCGGCGACACGACTCGGATCGGCGGCATCGTCAACGCCGAACGCGGGATGACCGGCTATCCGGCGATGGTCGCGCGCGAACTGGGCGTTCCGATGATCAGCGATGCGGACATCTCGGGCCTCGTCGAGGGGGACATCGTTACCATCGACGCCGAACGCGGCGTCGTCTACGGCGGCGATATCGGGGACCGGACCGACCGGCTCTGA
- a CDS encoding NADH dehydrogenase subunit, translating into MSVTREKVRAVEPPEFAVTLRNAGLAGAGGAGFPTYAKWERLEEVDSLLVNQQESEPNYYMDKWLIRERTDELAALFDGLLDRAFDRIVISAKWTDRDEWLNTFETATDATVYEPTELPIDGDETGLVVAYTADKYEYGMETVLMRIVADVVMQGEELPMDHGWVVQNTETLSNVYRALVDDEPTTEKFVHVDGRVPTHRFLEVPIGTPATALLEAAGRSEGIGENEILLDGGPGWCFEIDQSAETFGVRKRTNCLLVMEESVVDENRLGSGGRINVLSSAAWKHSNHETEPTATLAPDRVEVPLITNPDFEGVVTPSEPIVRSGDEIESGEMIARPADGTSVAQHAPIDGTVTGVDERSITIERIDDAATGAVGADAADAADPHRIYWTWCTECGRYLPEPELETEDPGEFVCRDCR; encoded by the coding sequence ATGAGCGTAACTCGAGAGAAAGTCCGAGCGGTCGAACCGCCGGAGTTCGCGGTGACGCTGCGCAACGCCGGGCTGGCGGGGGCGGGCGGAGCCGGGTTCCCGACCTACGCCAAGTGGGAACGCCTCGAGGAGGTCGACTCGTTGCTGGTGAACCAACAGGAGAGCGAGCCGAACTACTACATGGACAAGTGGCTGATCCGAGAGCGGACCGACGAGTTGGCGGCGCTGTTCGACGGACTGCTCGACCGCGCGTTCGACCGGATCGTCATCAGTGCCAAGTGGACCGACCGAGACGAGTGGCTGAATACCTTCGAGACCGCGACCGACGCGACTGTCTACGAGCCGACCGAACTCCCGATCGACGGCGACGAGACGGGACTCGTCGTCGCCTACACGGCGGACAAGTACGAGTACGGCATGGAGACCGTTCTCATGCGGATCGTCGCGGACGTCGTCATGCAGGGCGAGGAGTTGCCGATGGATCACGGCTGGGTCGTTCAGAACACGGAGACGCTGTCCAACGTCTACCGCGCGCTCGTCGACGACGAGCCGACGACCGAGAAGTTCGTCCACGTCGACGGCCGCGTCCCGACCCACCGGTTTCTCGAGGTCCCGATCGGGACGCCCGCGACGGCACTCCTCGAGGCGGCGGGTCGATCCGAGGGTATCGGCGAAAACGAGATCCTCCTGGACGGCGGACCGGGGTGGTGTTTCGAGATCGATCAGTCGGCGGAGACGTTCGGCGTTCGCAAGCGCACCAACTGTCTGCTCGTGATGGAGGAATCGGTCGTCGACGAGAACCGTCTCGGGAGCGGCGGCCGGATCAACGTCCTCTCGTCGGCGGCGTGGAAGCACTCGAACCACGAGACGGAGCCGACGGCGACGCTCGCACCGGACCGCGTCGAGGTGCCGCTGATCACGAACCCCGACTTCGAGGGGGTGGTAACGCCGAGCGAACCGATCGTTCGGTCGGGCGACGAGATCGAGTCGGGCGAGATGATCGCCCGGCCGGCCGACGGTACCAGCGTCGCCCAGCACGCCCCGATCGACGGGACGGTCACCGGCGTCGACGAGCGGTCCATCACGATCGAACGGATCGACGACGCGGCGACGGGAGCGGTCGGCGCCGACGCCGCGGACGCGGCCGACCCGCACCGCATCTACTGGACCTGGTGTACCGAGTGCGGCCGGTACCTCCCGGAGCCGGAACTCGAGACCGAGGATCCCGGCGAATTCGTCTGTCGCGACTGTCGCTGA
- a CDS encoding DUF7123 family protein, giving the protein MAPDLTSKQQRILEYLRNNAATKTYFKSRLIGKELGMTAKEVGSNITALQEGDYDIDIEKWGYSSSTTWKVDV; this is encoded by the coding sequence ATGGCCCCCGACCTCACGAGCAAACAACAGCGGATTCTGGAGTACCTCCGGAACAACGCGGCGACGAAGACGTACTTCAAATCCCGGCTCATCGGCAAAGAGCTCGGCATGACGGCCAAAGAGGTCGGCTCGAACATCACCGCGCTTCAGGAGGGCGACTACGACATCGACATCGAAAAATGGGGTTACTCCTCGAGTACCACCTGGAAAGTGGACGTCTAG
- a CDS encoding NfeD family protein: MVESLVGNVPLLLLVVGLVLMVLEAISPGAHLIVIGIALVGAGLVGVLFPPAAGPFVLAALTLLIGLAAAYVYHEFDFYGGKGTAQTTDSDSLSGATGYVTETVTTRSGEVKLDEGGFAPYYSARTTDGTIEEGEEIIVIDPGGGNVLTVESLGAIGEDEIDRALARDDAASDRTEREAADGTGDGSITGTDPETETETSG, from the coding sequence ATGGTCGAATCCCTCGTGGGGAACGTGCCGCTTTTGCTGTTAGTCGTGGGACTCGTGTTGATGGTTCTCGAAGCGATCTCACCCGGGGCCCACCTCATCGTCATCGGGATCGCACTGGTCGGTGCGGGTCTCGTCGGCGTCCTGTTTCCGCCCGCGGCGGGCCCCTTCGTGCTGGCTGCGCTGACGTTACTCATCGGACTCGCCGCCGCGTACGTCTACCACGAGTTCGACTTCTACGGCGGGAAAGGGACGGCTCAGACGACAGATTCCGACTCGCTGTCCGGTGCGACGGGCTACGTCACCGAGACCGTCACGACCCGTAGCGGCGAGGTCAAACTCGACGAGGGCGGGTTCGCTCCCTACTACAGCGCGCGGACGACCGACGGAACGATTGAAGAGGGTGAAGAGATCATCGTCATCGACCCCGGCGGCGGGAACGTGCTCACGGTCGAATCCCTCGGTGCGATCGGCGAGGACGAAATCGATCGCGCGCTCGCACGCGACGACGCGGCGTCCGATCGGACCGAGCGGGAAGCCGCCGACGGCACCGGTGACGGGTCGATCACCGGGACCGATCCCGAGACGGAAACCGAGACGTCGGGCTAG